CGATCGTCGCCTTGGTGAGCCATTACCTCACCAACTAGCTAATCGGACGCGGGCCAATCCTTCGGCAATAAATCTTTCCCCCTAAGGGCGTATCCGGTATTAGCTCAAGTTTCCCTGAGTTATTCCGAACCGAAGGGCATGTTCCCACGCGTTACTCACCCGTCTGCCACTCTGTATTGCTACAGCGTTCGACTTGCATGTGTTAGGCCTGCCGCCAGCGTTCGTTCTGAGCCAGGATCAAACTCTCAAGTTTGAGAATCTATCCCGACTAGTCACATTCTCTCGACGAGTCCCAAGCACACCCGAAATAACGTCTCACGACTGTCATTCCGGTGGTGTACTTAGATAACGTGACCGTCAGTATGTCTCTTCACGACAAGGCTTTACGCCCCGTCCGCAAGGACATCCGCCGTCCACGCTTCTCTTTCTTCCGATTCACTTGTCAAACAGCAAAGCCAACGCCATCACAGCGAAGACAATCCCCCGCCCCCGACCAAAACCCAGTCGAAGTTCAACCATTTCCCCGTCAGGAAGGCGAAGAAACGACCGCAGGCCCCGCAATCAAGCAGCGCCGCCGTCGATGAACTCTTTCTATTACACCCCAACGCCCAATGTCAAACCGTTTTTCGAATTTTTTGGAGAGGCCGTGACAGCCCCTGCATCCCTTGAGTTAGGGACCGTCACGCTTCTTTCAAGCCGCCCGGCGCCCTACGGTTCCCGCTCATTCCGCGGCTTTGGGCTGTTCGGACTGCGTCGGTTCGAGGGGCGGCGCGCCCTGCTCGCGCTGTTCCGCGGGGCCTGATCTGATATCGACCGTGCGCGGCCCACGCTGTTGCGCTTCCGCCGGCTTGAGAACCTTGATCGTCAGGACTCCCTTGTCGAGGAAGGCCTCGACCGCCTCTTCCTCCGGCCGGAAGGGCAGCGGGATCGTGCGATAGAACGACCCGTAGCTGCGCTCCTCGACATGCCAATTGCGTTCATCGCGCTGCGTTTCCGCCTTCTTCTCTCCCGAGACGACGAGCTGATTGTCGTCGACGTTCAGCCTGATGTCGCTTTTGTCGACGCCCGGCAGTTCCACGGCGATGTCGAAAGCGTCCCGGCTTTCGGCGACGCTGACCTTGGGAACGGCCGCAGCGCCGCGCAGCGACGGCAAGCGGTCGAAGGCGCGCAGCATGTCTTCGAACTCGTTTTGGATCGACCAGAAGGCCTGCGGAAGCAGCCCCTGATGGCGGGACCACACGCCGGGGGCGTCCCGGCCGCTCGACGAAAGGCTCGGCAGTTTCATGGCGTCACTCCCGATCAACATGGTGAGCGACGGATATCGGTCCCGAATTCAAAGGCTTCAAGATTCGCCAGCACGGCCGCGCGCGCGGCTGGCCGGCGGCGGTCTCCCGGCGCGCGACGCTCTGCGCTATATAGCGGGGCAAGCGACCGCGCGCGTAGGGAGTTGGATGGATGGCTTTGCGACAGGCGCTGGCTGCGCTGCTTGTGTTGTGCCTCGCCGCCGCGCCGTCTGGCGCGGAGGAAGCCCATAAAGGCGCGCCGGAGGAGAGCCGCAAAGGCGGCGAGGAACATCCGCGCGGGCTTCCGGCGGAGGCCGTGACAAACCACGTCCTCACGCTCGACGGCGAGAAGATCGGCTTCACCGCGCGGGCCGGCGCCCTGCGGCTGCGAGATGCGCAGAGCGAGGCGCCTCAGGCCGACGTCGCTTATGTCTCCTACGAGCGGAGCGGGGTCGACGCCGCGACGCGCCCCGTGACCTTCGTTTTCAACGGCGGCCCCGGCGCGGGCTCGGTCTGGCTCGGTCTCGGCGCGCTGTCGCCGTTCCGGCTGCGTGTGACGCGGGAAACGCTCGCCCCCTCAATGCCGCTCACGGTGGTGGACAACGCCGAGAGCTGGATTCCCTTCACCGATCTCGTCCTCATCGATCCGCCTGGCGCGGGCTTCAGCAAATTCCTTACGGACAGCGACGACGTGCGGAAGCGGTTTTTCTCGGTCGAGGGCGACGCCAATGCGCTCGCCGTCGTCGTGCGGAAATGGCTGACCGCGCGCGGGCGCCTCGGCTCGCCGAAATTTCTCGCGGGCGAGAGCTATGGCGGCTTTCGCGTCGTCAAGCTGCTCGAGGCGCTGCGCGCACG
The DNA window shown above is from Methylocystis echinoides and carries:
- a CDS encoding Hsp20/alpha crystallin family protein translates to MKLPSLSSSGRDAPGVWSRHQGLLPQAFWSIQNEFEDMLRAFDRLPSLRGAAAVPKVSVAESRDAFDIAVELPGVDKSDIRLNVDDNQLVVSGEKKAETQRDERNWHVEERSYGSFYRTIPLPFRPEEEAVEAFLDKGVLTIKVLKPAEAQQRGPRTVDIRSGPAEQREQGAPPLEPTQSEQPKAAE